The proteins below come from a single Gavia stellata isolate bGavSte3 chromosome 8, bGavSte3.hap2, whole genome shotgun sequence genomic window:
- the DHRS9 gene encoding dehydrogenase/reductase SDR family member 9 has protein sequence MLFYALLFLGIMSLWWHWRARDRMKVTNLTGKYIFITGCDTGFGNMAAKFFDKKGFCVFASCLTETGAKELKAVTSKQLQTVLLDVRDSNSVKKVAAWVKDEVQSQGLWGLVNNAGIMGPSAPTDWLDIEHFREPIEVNLIGLINVTINMLPLIKKAKGRIVNVSSVGGRLAFSGGGYFPSKFGVEGFNDSLRRDMKAFGVKVCCIQPGLFKTALSNPAKIMKEKEVIWNKLPPDIKMQYGEEYFHKDAAKKQKLTKIFLNEDISPVVQCMEHALTSLHPRAHYVVGQDAKLFWNPLSSMPAVIQDFLLLRNRGELAVSHAK, from the exons atgcttttttatgcATTACTCTTTCTTGGCATCATGTCTCTGTGGTGGCATTGGAGGGCAAGAGACAGGATGAAGGTTACAAATCTCACCGGAAAATATATATTCATCACTGGATGTGACACAGGATTTGGAAATATGGCAGCAAAGTTTTTTGATAAAAAGGGTTTCTGTGTTTTTGCCAGCTGTCTGACTGAAACAGGAGCCAAAGAGCTCAAAGCTGTGACTTCAAAGCAGCTCCAGACAGTGCTGCTAGATGTGAGAGATTCAAACAGTGTTAAGAAAGTGGCTGCATGGGTCAAAGATGAAGTTCAGTCACAAG gTCTCTGGGGACTTGTCAATAATGCTGGGATTATGGGGCCATCAGCTCCTACAGACTGGTTGGATATTGAGCACTTTAGAGAACCAATTGAAGTGAATTTAATTGGACTCATAAATGTTACAATAAATATGCTTCCCTtgataaaaaaagcaaagggaaggatAGTAAATGTATCCAGTGTTGGAGGTCGCCTAGCATTCAGTGGTGGAGGCTATTTTCCTTCAAAGTTTGGGGTAGAAGGATTTAATGACAGCTTAAG GAGAGATATGAAAGCTTTTGGAGTTAAGGTTTGTTGCATTCAACCTGGGCTATTCAAAACAGCATTATCCAATCCAGCAAAGATTATGAAAGAGAAGGAGGTTATTTGGAATAAGCTTCCCCCCgatattaaaatgcaatatgGAGAGGAGTATTTTCATAAAG atgcagcaaagaaacaaaagctgacCAAGATTTTTCTTAACGAGGACATTTCACCAGTTGTTCAGTGCATGGAGCATGCCCTAACAAGCCTCCATCCACGTGCCCATTACGTTGTTGGGCAGGATGCTAAGCTGTTTTGGAATCCCCTCTCAAGTATGCCAGCAGTTATACAAGACTTCCTACTGCTGCGGAACAGAGGAGAGCTTGCTGTTTCCCATGCAAAGTAA
- the LOC104264290 gene encoding retinol dehydrogenase 7, with amino-acid sequence MSPQNLSLSDSLHIAILAAILAVIIYWLIRDSHRVRNLSGKHVFITGCDTGLGNSLAKWLDKRGFCVIAACATEKGGQELRSCSSLSLKTVKLNLADSNSIARAVVFVTKETAGKGLFGLVSNAEGTAPVAPTDWLRVEDFHSVLDVSLLGLIEITLKLLPLLKKAEGRVVNLINAKGLMAFVGGGYSLSKWGMEAFSDTLRIEMQHFGVKVSIVEHGFFKAAEVNSDDIEKYLLRLWNRLTPEIRDSYGEKYFVEYIKAQRSSVKRLCDSDVSKVIKCIEHALIAKYPRTRYGAGWDAKFFWLFLSYAPSCLSDMLLCMTFPAPAASGKSVPGVLINI; translated from the exons ATGTCTCCCCAGAAT CTCTCACTTTCAGACTCACTGCACATAGCAATTTTGGCTGCCATACTTGCTGTTATCATTTACTGGCTCATCAGAGACAGTCACAGAGTGAGAAACCTGAGTGGAAAGCATGTCTTCATAACAGGCTGTGATACCGGACTTGGAAACTCACTGGCTAAATGGCTTGACAAAAGGGGATTTTGTGTCATTGCTGCATGTGCCACAGAAAAAGGAGGCCAAGAGCTACGGTCCTGCTCCTCACTCTCACTGAAGACAGTGAAGCTGAACTTAGCTGACTCCAACAGCATCGCCAGGGCTGTGGTGTTTGTGACCAAAGAGACGGCTGGCAAGG GGCTTTTTGGCTTGGTGAGCAATGCTGAAGGAACAGCACCTGTAGCACCCACTGACTGGCTGAGGGTTGAAGACTTCCACTCAGTGCTGGATGTTAGTCTGCTGGGATTGATTGAAATCACGCTCAAGCTTCTGCCACTTCTGAAAAAAGCTGAGGGAAGAGTAGTCAATCTAATTAATGCCAAAGGCCTCATGGCTTTTGTAGGGGGTGGCTACAGTCTGTCCAAATGGGGCATGGAAGCTTTCTCTGACACCTTACG gataGAGATGCAGCATTTTGGAGTGAAAGTAAGCATTGTTGAGCATGGTTTCTTTAAGGCAGCAGAGGTTAATTCAGATGACATCGAGAAATACCTCTTAAGACTCTGGAACAGGCTGACTCCTGAGATCAGGGACTCCTatggagaaaaatactttgttgaAT ATATAAAAGCTCAAAGATCATCAGTGAAAAGACTGTGTGACTCTGATGTTTCTAAGGTCATAAAATGCATAGAACATGCCCTGATAGCAAAGTACCCCAGGACACGATACGGAGCTGGATGGGATGCAAAGTTCTTTTGGCTGTTTCTCTCCTATGCCCCAAGCTGTTTATCTGACATGCTGCTGTGTATGACatttccagctccagcagctaGTGGGAAATCAGTTCCTGGAGTTCTAATTAACATTTAG